The nucleotide sequence TCTTGTGGAACTCTTATAACTATATTCGATGAAAAAGAAAAAATCATTATACTCAAAACCGATATAAATAAAAATACTTTTTTCATATCATAATCCACTCCTTTTTATTTTCAATTCATAAAAATTATATTTCTTGATTATTTTTCTTTTTTTTAGAAATATTAAATTATATAAAAAAAATAGACTTATCAAACGATAAGTCTATTTTTATTATCTTTAGTCCAATAATTTATCTCCAAAATACTTTATACCAAATGCCCCTATTGGTGCTGTAAATATTATAGATAAAACTGCAACTGCGAGAATAAGCTCCCCATTTTCAACACCCATGCTCAAAGGAACAGCCCCTATAGCTGCCTGAACAGTAGCTTTAGGAATATATCCTATAATAGAAAAAATTTTCTCTTTTCCATTCAAATCAGATCCCATTAAAGATATAAAAACACCTAAGCTTCTAAACAAAAGACCTATAGTTATCAAAGCAAGGCCTTTGAGACCTGAATTTAAAGCAACTGTCGTATTAACTTGTGCACCAACTAAAACAAATAATATTATTTCAGCAAAAACCCATATTTTTTCAAATTTCTTTGCTATTCTATTTGCTGCATCTGGCTTTTTTTCAAGTAATATAAAACCTATAGTCATAACACCTAGAAGACTTGCAATCTGTATATAAGATTTTAAAACATCTTCGAGCGTTGTCAAAAATATAGATATGGCTATTATATATAAAACTTTTCTTGTATCTCGTATATGAAATTTCTTAAAAATACGAACAAATATAAAACCTACAACAGCCCCTATTGCAACTCCCAAAATAATTGAAATTGGAATTTCAATTATTTTTACAGGTATATTTACATTCTTTCCACCATAAAGTCCCAAAAAAGTTGAAAACATTGTAATAGCTACAACATCATCAATAGAAGCACCTGCAAGTATCATAGTTGGAATAGCTTTCTTTTCACCTTTT is from Oceanotoga teriensis and encodes:
- a CDS encoding cation:proton antiporter — translated: MALSIATVIILGLIFKWLFEKIKLPGILGMLILGVLIGPYMLDWISPEMMNISTDLRKIALIIILLRAGLGISRSTLKKVGKESAKLAFIPDLIEGFAIAFFSMKIFGLSFIEGGMLGFIIAAVSPAVVVPSMLELIEKGKGEKKAIPTMILAGASIDDVVAITMFSTFLGLYGGKNVNIPVKIIEIPISIILGVAIGAVVGFIFVRIFKKFHIRDTRKVLYIIAISIFLTTLEDVLKSYIQIASLLGVMTIGFILLEKKPDAANRIAKKFEKIWVFAEIILFVLVGAQVNTTVALNSGLKGLALITIGLLFRSLGVFISLMGSDLNGKEKIFSIIGYIPKATVQAAIGAVPLSMGVENGELILAVAVLSIIFTAPIGAFGIKYFGDKLLD